One Solanum pennellii chromosome 9, SPENNV200 DNA segment encodes these proteins:
- the LOC107029562 gene encoding probable pectate lyase 8 isoform X1 — translation MAIYWRSCLSLSALLILMLLVINVNPSHSAEEAEQFQSLKNLTMANSLSEENVPNHEHAVDDPEKVVSMVDMSIKNSTERRKLGFFSCGTGNPIDDCWRCDRNWQRNRKRLADCAIGFGRNAIGGRDGKYYVVTDPNDDDPVNPRPGTLRHAVIQDRPLWIVFKRDMVITLKQELIMNSFKTIDGRGVNVHIANGACITVQFVTNIIIHGINIHDCKPTGNAMVRSSPSHFGWRTIADGDGISIFGSSHIWVDHNSLANCADGLIDAIMGSTAITISNNYFTHHNEVMLLGHSDSYVRDKIMQVTIAYNHFGEGLIQRMPRCRHGYFHVVNNDYTHWEMYAIGGSASPTINSQGNRYLAPANPFAKQVTHRVEQSDVWKHWNWRSEGDLMLNGAFFTPSGHGAAASYARASSLAAKASSLVGTLTSNAGALTCRRGYQC, via the exons ATGGCGATTTATTGGAGATCGTGTCTCTCTCTTTCTGCATTGCTAATTTTGATGCTACTAGTCATCAATGTCAACCCCAGTCACAG tgCTGAAGAAGCAGAGCAATTCCAGAGCTTAAAGAACTTGACAATGGCGAATAG TTTAAGTGAAGAAAATGTACCAAACCATGAACATGCTGTAGATGATCCAGAAAAGGTGGTTTCAATGGTAGATAT GAGCATTAAGAATAGTACAGAGAGGAGGAAATTGGGTTTTTTCTCATGTGGAACTGGAAATCCTATTGATGATTGTTGGCGTTGTGACCGTAATTGGCAACGTAACCGCAAGCGCCTAGCTGATTGTGCTATTGGATTCGGACGTAATGCTATTGGTGGCCGTGATGGCAAGTACTATGTTGTCACTGACCCAAATGATGATGACCCTGTAAATCCCAGACCTGGAACACTTCGTCATGCTGTTATTCAGGACAGACCGTTGTGGATTGTCTTTAAACGAGATATGGTTATTACACTTAAACAAGAGCTAATTATGAACAGTTTCAAGACAATTGATGGCCGTGGTGTCAATGTTCATATTGCCAATGGGGCTTGTATAACCGTCCAATTtgttactaatattattattcatgGCATCAATATTCATGATTGTAAACCAACTGGTAACGCCATGGTACGTAGTTCACCAAGTCACTTTGGATGGAGGACAATTGCTGATGGAGATGGCATTTCCATTTTTGGGTCTAGCCATATTTGGGTTGATCACAACTCTCTTGCTAACTGTGCTGATGGCCTAATCGACGCGATCATGGGATCAACTGCTATTACCATCTCCAACAATTATTTTACACACCATAATGAGGTGATGTTATTAGGCCACAGCGACTCCTATGTTAGAGATAAGATTATGCAGGTGACTATTGCTTACAACCATTTTGGTGAGGGTCTTATTCAGAGAATGCCAAG GTGTAGACATGGTTATTTTCATGTGGTGAACAATGACTATACACATTGGGAGATGTATGCCATTGGTGGCAGCGCTTCTCCTACGATAAACAGCCAAGGCAACAGATATCTCGCTCCGGCCAACCCTTTTGCCAAACAG GTGACACATAGAGTGGAGCAATCAGATGTGTGGAAGCATTGGAACTGGAGATCAGAGGGAGACCTTATGCTTAATGGAGCCTTCTTTACGCCATCTGGACACGGTGCTGCAGCCAGCTATGCTAGGGCTTCAAGCTTAGCAGCAAAGGCCTCTTCCCTGGTTGGCACTCTTACTTCAAATGCTGGTGCGCTTACATGTCGCAGGGGCTACCAATGTTAA
- the LOC107029562 gene encoding probable pectate lyase 20 isoform X2, whose translation MLCCSISFLFSRGLCCQIRTFCFVSCVFFFHVIYGLCWRSIKNSTERRKLGFFSCGTGNPIDDCWRCDRNWQRNRKRLADCAIGFGRNAIGGRDGKYYVVTDPNDDDPVNPRPGTLRHAVIQDRPLWIVFKRDMVITLKQELIMNSFKTIDGRGVNVHIANGACITVQFVTNIIIHGINIHDCKPTGNAMVRSSPSHFGWRTIADGDGISIFGSSHIWVDHNSLANCADGLIDAIMGSTAITISNNYFTHHNEVMLLGHSDSYVRDKIMQVTIAYNHFGEGLIQRMPRCRHGYFHVVNNDYTHWEMYAIGGSASPTINSQGNRYLAPANPFAKQVTHRVEQSDVWKHWNWRSEGDLMLNGAFFTPSGHGAAASYARASSLAAKASSLVGTLTSNAGALTCRRGYQC comes from the exons ATGTTATGTTGTAGCATCTCCTTTTTGTTTTCACGTGGTCTTTGTTGCCAGATCCGCACATTTTGCTTTGTTTCATGTGTCTTTTTCTTTCACGTTATCTATGGATTATGTTGGAG GAGCATTAAGAATAGTACAGAGAGGAGGAAATTGGGTTTTTTCTCATGTGGAACTGGAAATCCTATTGATGATTGTTGGCGTTGTGACCGTAATTGGCAACGTAACCGCAAGCGCCTAGCTGATTGTGCTATTGGATTCGGACGTAATGCTATTGGTGGCCGTGATGGCAAGTACTATGTTGTCACTGACCCAAATGATGATGACCCTGTAAATCCCAGACCTGGAACACTTCGTCATGCTGTTATTCAGGACAGACCGTTGTGGATTGTCTTTAAACGAGATATGGTTATTACACTTAAACAAGAGCTAATTATGAACAGTTTCAAGACAATTGATGGCCGTGGTGTCAATGTTCATATTGCCAATGGGGCTTGTATAACCGTCCAATTtgttactaatattattattcatgGCATCAATATTCATGATTGTAAACCAACTGGTAACGCCATGGTACGTAGTTCACCAAGTCACTTTGGATGGAGGACAATTGCTGATGGAGATGGCATTTCCATTTTTGGGTCTAGCCATATTTGGGTTGATCACAACTCTCTTGCTAACTGTGCTGATGGCCTAATCGACGCGATCATGGGATCAACTGCTATTACCATCTCCAACAATTATTTTACACACCATAATGAGGTGATGTTATTAGGCCACAGCGACTCCTATGTTAGAGATAAGATTATGCAGGTGACTATTGCTTACAACCATTTTGGTGAGGGTCTTATTCAGAGAATGCCAAG GTGTAGACATGGTTATTTTCATGTGGTGAACAATGACTATACACATTGGGAGATGTATGCCATTGGTGGCAGCGCTTCTCCTACGATAAACAGCCAAGGCAACAGATATCTCGCTCCGGCCAACCCTTTTGCCAAACAG GTGACACATAGAGTGGAGCAATCAGATGTGTGGAAGCATTGGAACTGGAGATCAGAGGGAGACCTTATGCTTAATGGAGCCTTCTTTACGCCATCTGGACACGGTGCTGCAGCCAGCTATGCTAGGGCTTCAAGCTTAGCAGCAAAGGCCTCTTCCCTGGTTGGCACTCTTACTTCAAATGCTGGTGCGCTTACATGTCGCAGGGGCTACCAATGTTAA